The following proteins are co-located in the Fimbriimonadia bacterium genome:
- a CDS encoding HAD-IIIA family hydrolase translates to MIRRPRFLILDRDGVINRDRDDYVKSLEELEIFPWAPPAIAEANHSGYRVAVVSNQQAVAKSLLTTEGLRRIEQAIVTAVQAAGGQIEAFRYCTHLAAEGCDCRKPKPGMILDLQRTYGFEPRETFFIGDTEKDVLAARAAGCRPLLVLSGHVHRGAVAGLAQQPEGVFEHLGEAVRWVVEVGSTAR, encoded by the coding sequence GTGATTCGCCGGCCTCGGTTTCTTATCCTGGATCGAGACGGCGTTATCAACCGTGACCGCGATGACTACGTCAAGAGTCTCGAAGAACTCGAGATCTTCCCCTGGGCTCCGCCAGCCATCGCCGAGGCCAATCATTCAGGTTATCGGGTCGCCGTCGTGTCGAACCAACAGGCGGTGGCCAAGAGCTTGCTGACCACGGAAGGTTTGCGTCGAATCGAACAAGCCATTGTGACCGCGGTACAGGCGGCAGGCGGGCAGATCGAGGCTTTCCGATACTGCACTCATCTTGCGGCCGAAGGTTGTGACTGCCGGAAGCCGAAACCCGGGATGATCCTGGACCTCCAGCGCACGTACGGCTTCGAGCCTCGCGAGACCTTCTTCATCGGGGACACGGAGAAAGACGTGCTTGCCGCCAGAGCCGCGGGCTGCCGACCGTTACTGGTGCTCAGCGGGCACGTGCATCGGGGAGCGGTCGCAGGATTGGCCCAGCAGCCGGAGGGAGTCTTCGAGCACTTGGGTGAAGCTGTACGCTGGGTCGTCGAGGTCGGCTCGACCGCGAGATGA